Proteins from a single region of Streptomyces sp. TN58:
- a CDS encoding DUF2087 domain-containing protein translates to MSQSTEPPQQSAPRPARRDVTDLFSGGRLTVIPRKAARREQLLAHLAETLFTVGRTYTETEVNEALRTVHDDCPALRRYLITSGLLTRTRDGRSYRRSTTTL, encoded by the coding sequence ATGTCGCAGAGCACCGAACCCCCGCAGCAGTCCGCCCCGCGCCCCGCCCGCCGGGACGTCACCGACCTCTTCTCCGGCGGCCGCCTCACCGTGATCCCGCGCAAGGCCGCCCGGCGGGAGCAGCTGCTGGCCCACCTGGCCGAGACCCTGTTCACCGTGGGGCGTACGTACACCGAGACCGAGGTGAACGAGGCCCTGCGCACCGTCCACGACGACTGCCCGGCGCTGCGGCGCTACCTGATCACGTCAGGCCTGCTCACGCGGACCCGCGACGGCCGCAGCTACCGGCGGTCGACGACCACCCTGTAG
- a CDS encoding DUF6114 domain-containing protein, whose amino-acid sequence MLLSRRQRWRRWRRSRPFWGGLLAILAGAWICVLPLAPLKIMLQQGVAGIPSVLMGIVMVVLGLTAWFSPPQRSLAGVLTTLIATAALVLSNLGGFLIGTLLGILGGGLMFAWQPYAAQRADGGTGPQPGAQAEPEPGPQPGAEPGPQFGAEPGAKPGTAPGAGPEPAPQPAPDPVPDPVAPRGAPFPPTPHSDPQGAQP is encoded by the coding sequence ATGCTTCTGAGCCGCCGTCAGCGGTGGCGCCGGTGGCGGCGCAGCCGGCCCTTCTGGGGCGGGCTGCTCGCGATCCTGGCCGGGGCGTGGATCTGCGTCCTCCCACTGGCACCGTTGAAGATCATGCTCCAGCAGGGCGTGGCGGGGATCCCGTCCGTCCTGATGGGCATCGTGATGGTCGTGCTGGGCCTCACCGCCTGGTTCTCACCGCCCCAGCGCTCGCTCGCGGGGGTCCTCACCACCCTGATCGCCACCGCCGCGCTGGTCCTGTCCAACCTGGGCGGCTTCCTGATCGGCACCCTCCTCGGCATCCTCGGCGGCGGCCTGATGTTCGCCTGGCAGCCGTACGCCGCCCAGCGCGCCGACGGCGGAACCGGACCCCAACCCGGAGCCCAGGCCGAACCCGAGCCCGGACCCCAGCCCGGAGCCGAGCCCGGACCCCAGTTTGGAGCCGAGCCCGGGGCCAAGCCCGGGACCGCACCCGGGGCCGGGCCGGAGCCCGCCCCGCAGCCCGCCCCGGACCCGGTACCGGATCCGGTCGCGCCCCGGGGCGCGCCCTTTCCCCCCACCCCGCACTCCGATCCCCAAGGAGCACAGCCATGA
- a CDS encoding DUF6230 family protein, with product MTGSPHLSDEHSDSGRVRWRRFAVLTVPAVAVTAGLGIALAQGVLAASFAVSGQQFKVSASSLEGEGFAQYGGVDVNARDELIPVAVTAIREARLSNLCQSVVTTLPVIGDISLNLTAGGKTPVEASNLFVDATQLAGDAVFSNIEIGRDASTLDKGPADAQGMQDLFAQQADTVRITGLQQTAWATNAGTFKLSGLGMNVSKGKKECF from the coding sequence CCCCCACTTATCCGACGAGCACAGCGACTCCGGCCGCGTCCGCTGGCGCCGGTTCGCCGTCCTGACCGTACCCGCCGTCGCGGTGACCGCCGGCCTCGGCATCGCCCTCGCCCAGGGCGTTCTGGCCGCCTCGTTCGCCGTGTCGGGACAGCAGTTCAAGGTGTCGGCTAGCAGCCTGGAGGGCGAGGGCTTCGCCCAGTACGGCGGCGTCGACGTCAACGCCCGCGACGAACTCATCCCGGTGGCCGTCACCGCCATCCGGGAAGCCCGGCTCAGCAACCTCTGCCAGTCCGTCGTCACCACGCTCCCGGTGATCGGGGACATCTCCCTCAACCTCACCGCCGGCGGGAAGACCCCGGTGGAGGCCAGCAACCTCTTCGTCGACGCGACCCAGCTCGCCGGTGACGCCGTCTTCAGCAACATCGAGATCGGCCGCGACGCCTCCACACTCGACAAGGGCCCGGCCGACGCGCAGGGCATGCAGGACCTCTTCGCCCAGCAGGCCGACACGGTCCGCATCACCGGTCTCCAACAGACGGCGTGGGCGACGAACGCGGGCACCTTCAAGCTCTCCGGCCTCGGCATGAACGTCAGCAAGGGCAAGAAGGAATGCTTCTGA